The following nucleotide sequence is from Calonectris borealis chromosome 5, bCalBor7.hap1.2, whole genome shotgun sequence.
TTTCTAAAGCAACCAGAGCACTGAATGATTGATTTCCAAGGTGTAAACTTTAATTAATAATCTTCGCTTCCAAGGAAACCAGGCTTGAGAAACAGACTCCTTAAAGGGGAGGCAAATATTATCTTAGTGAACAAGGCTGTCTTTAGGGATGCAGACCCTACACAAAGCAATAGCACCTTCCGTATGTGTATTGCTTCAGTGAAGGTCACGGAGAAAAGCCTTCCCTTCATCAATCCCATCAGGTTAATGTACCCCCAAATGGTCTCTCTTGTCCAATTCTGCGACGGAATAATGCAAAACTGAATGTGGAATGTGTAAACCATTTCTAAGCAAGTAGACTGCTTTGGAGCACTAAACAACCCTGGTAAATAGGATAGAGCAAGATTCTTCTCTCAAATGGGCAATGATTGTCTGGAACGGAGACAGAACTTCCAAATTAACCATTATCGTGGTCCTGTTATTTTTTCCTAGTAACTGACTTCCCTTCGCAATTCATATCCAGCAGTTATCATTACTCACACTTGAAAGCACCCTACCTGTTAGCAAGAATTAAGACTTAAAAGTACTTAGTGATTCACTTGCAGAAAACTATCACAAACATGGTATCTCCCCACAATTTCCCAGGCTCTCATACACTCAATTAAATAGCCAAAGTCTCCATTCATAAGTCCAAGCATTTATTAATTTAGCAAGTGTGAATATGCTGTCACAGCCAATAAATTCcttacaaatgcaaatattgcCTGACAAAGTATTGTATATTATCCAGAAGCCTAAACTATAGTACAATATAGTAATGTGACAACAATATCATTTTAGTAATTCCAGTTTCCAGTGCAATGCCCagaaaataatgttctttttcttAACGCATTTCATAATCTaaataatgtatataaaatagATCAAACAGTGGTGTTACAGGATACTAAAATAATAGTTGCCCCATACAGCAGTTTCATGTTAAACGAACCGTAtctcttttcctcatttctgtgGCAATTTATAGCCCTATTTTACAACCTGTTTACTCAATCTTTGTTGCATCTGTACTTACTATGACTAATATTGCTGTCTGCCAGCAGATTGGCAATATCATACTCTTTATTTCCAATGGAAGATATATGAGCTAATTAACAACATAATGATTAATTCAAAATATCCTTGAAGGTCTGTTGGTTGAAAAAACACTCATCCTACTCCACATTAACAAGAATGCCATTTCACAACATGCCATATTTTGAATACATTGAGTTTTGGGGATTAAACCAACTTTTAAAACTTCCCAGTGAAGTTAAAAGAGGAGCTCCATATCTTATACGATGTGAGATCATTTCAAGAAGTAGGCACCTTAAATTTCTCTTGCCTAAAATAGAGGAGGGGGGAACCACTTCAGTATTCGTAGGGTTCTCTCCTCTAGAGAAACAAAGTCAAGGAGGGAGTGCGATCGTTAGAGCTATAAGGATAACCACTGATTATGTGGTAAAGAGGAACTTGATTTCTAGTTATAAAAAGAAAGTGCTGAGTAAATCAGAGTTCAGCCATGCATTCAGGGGCTAAATTCTTAAGTGGTGAAAATCAACATGGATATCAAAGGAGCTGTCACAGTCAAAACTTAATCCGAACATGAGTTCTTTTGATTTCCAGTAAGAAATACTGAGAGACAACCATCATGCAGCACTCTCACATATCTCTTGTCTGATCATTGACAGAGATCTGAAATAAGCAGTGGAGATAAAACCTGACTGGCATGCATGCTTGGTGATACCTGTGTAGGCATTACCTACCGCACCAAGGAGTGCGGGCTCTCAGTCTCTTCGGGTCCATGTGATAGAATGGCAGGTGGAACCACCATCCACAGGGCTGATCCTGACTTCTCCAAAAACTATATGATCTCTGATGTATAACAGACATATTGATTAATTCTGACTAGTCTGTCACAGGAATCATAACGGAAATTCAGGTCTTAGGTCTTATTTCTGCCAGTGTAGTAAGAAACCAGAAAAGCAGTCAGGTGGTGGCTGCTGGAAGAGGGGAGCATGTTGAGGCTTATATGGACGGTTGATCTGACAAGCAATGTCCGAGTGCTGGGGCAAGGTAGCCGGATTGATTTGCTTCTTCCCAGCACAGGAACACTCCTGTCATAGCAGCCAGTACCAGTGCTTTAAGTGTCAGTGAAACCAACTTTCTTGCCTCTTCAAACAGCATTTTTTATCAAATGCGACGCTGAAGGGCAGGAGCCAATTTGGCAAAGGGTTGGAGGCAAGATGAGCTCgaagaaaggcaaaagaagaacAGAGTAGATCtgatcttttcctcctctttccgcACCCCAGCAGAGCCCTCCGCCCCCCCCCACTCCAACTGCAAATCGCACCCGTGCACGCAGTCTGGAAAGTGTTGCTGCAGGCAGTAGTTCCCTACTGGCATTTTTAAGATCATTGTTTACTACATTCTTTACATCATTCCTATCCAACCTGAATTAACTTGGAGGGAAACATTCCAGTTTCACAGTGTTTTCCATGAGGGGAAGCAAATTAAGATTTCcaaattttaataaatgaaagTCATTTGAttatgtttgttttcagaaatgcacaAAGATTGTGGCCATCACATTAGTCAAAGAACGATATACCATGGCCATGCAGTGCCATAAACAGCGCTCATCTAACAATGTTGTATAAACCCGAGCAGACACCAGTGTTGACGTGCACCCTTTTCTCCTGTCCCCTTTGCCATCTCTTTACGTTACAGTTGCCATCTGACTTTCAGGAAAGAGTCAGCATCCATCTGGAAAAACACGGGTGCAGCCTTTCTGTCCCCTTGTGCCACACATCTTACGCTGATACCATACCCACTTGCGTCATTGCCAAAGTACTGGAAAAACCAGATCCAAACAGCTTGTCTTCACACTTGTCAAGCCCATCGACAAGGGATCTCAATTTTCAGGACTCTGCTGGAAAACTCGGACAAAGGCCCCAGTACAAGTCGGACATCTACTGCAGCGACACCGCCCTTTACTGCcccgaggagaggaggagggagaggaggcagagtgTGGACACACAGGTGAAAGACGTGGGGTTCCTGCGGTCCCAGAACTCCACGGACAGCACCGTCGAAGAAGACGGATTCCATTCCAGCTTCTCGCATGAAGCCTTCCCCGAGTACATTACCTCTCTGCCGACCTCCAGCTCCTATTCCAGCTTCAGCGTCACATCCGAGGAGAAGGAGAACGCCCAAGCCAACACTCTGACAGCCTCTCAGCAAGCGATCTACATGAGCAACCGAGACGAACTGTTTGAAAGAAAATCACCTGCAGGTTATGAGCATCAGGGAAGTCCTAGGTTTGCCAAGTCCAAACCCGTGCAGCACATGGAGCTTGCCGATGACAACGAGAACTCACCCACTTTTACTAGGACTCTGCCTCCTTATGCAAACGAACCTTTTCATTTCTCAGCCATAACGCCACAGCAGGCTTTAGCAAACCAGAAAATGAGGAACGAGTGCAGGAGCACCCACCTTTCAGAAGAAGACTTGCCTGGGCGGTGGAGGCAATTGAGCGTGGAGGACATTGGTGCATACCCTTACAGGAACACTGGCAGGCTGTCGCCCTGTAGTTTTTCAGAGCAGTACTACAGCAGCCCTATTAAGAAGGGAGACAGTCGAACAAGCCCTATCTATGCTAGTTACAAAGCAGATAGCTGCTCAGAGGGAGACGATATCTGCCAAAGCAGACTTGTGGATTCTTGCTTCCTGAGAACAGACAGTGGCCTGAACATTGACATCAGCACTAGCTGTAAACAGGACAAATTGCCCacttacaaaacaaaagaatcaagagaccaaaaaaatgaaaggattacTGTCCAGTTATGCAGTAGCAAAAACATCGAAAATAGCCCGGTATTGAAAAGAGAATACGTGGACGTGAGCCCCAACAGCTCAGCAGAGTCCCTCAATCAGAGTTCAATGGAGGCTTCAGAAATCCACCAGTCTTCCATGGAGCAAGGAAGCCATTCGGGTATtcacagcaaacagcagcagtttcaacggactgggagcactggtttGAGTCGGAAGGACAGCCTTACAAAAGCACAATTATACGGAACCCTTTTGAACTAGGCATCTTCCAAAATGGCAataagacaacaaagaaaaggaagcaaacagcatTTGATACTTCTAGTGAACAATAAGGTTCTAAGGAACAggattattataaaatatatattcataatGGTACtatatgtttaaaacaaaatctcttcAAAAATGTTATACAGCACTTTTCACTTAACATCCTTTCCACGTGGGAGAGTGTCCCCTCCCCTCTTTTAtaaacctgaaatatttttataaacaaaatggTATTTATTAGACTATCCTAAGCTATTTGAGCAGAATTCTTTTCCCTTCAAGCaggtttcttatttatttttgtgcatgAGGCCATCTGTGCCTAAACTCTTGGAGGAAAAGGGTAAAATCATGACGGCGgtgataaaaaataaatccacCTGATGAAATACCATAAAATgtcatgtgaaaacaaaacaaacaagaatggTGAATTTGAAGAAGTATATTTTTTAACAAGAATGGAATTGTATCTTAAGTTATTTCATACAAATGTATTTATGAGTGACTAATGTATGCACAAAGTGAtactaatattttgttcttttaatccactgtgtttctgctttcctatttttccttGTATACTACCTCAAAAGTAATTGAGGGTTTCTTTGTCACATTTTCTGTAGGCTTGCATTTATATTGTCTAAAATGCATGCAGTGTCATTaattaatactgtattttgcatTACTTAATAAAAGATAGCAGTGgagatattttggggtttttttccttcattaaaagATACCCTGGACAATAGAACATGGGATTGCTCTGGGTGGCATCAGTCCAGCAAAAGTTAATGAGTAAAGCTCTTGGTTTAGATTGCCTTCTAAAGGAGTCCTTCTTTCTCTGTAAGCTCCAGAGCACTGGTTCTCAGTCCGCGGCCCCTGGGTGTGGAAGGACAGCTTCTCATCAGCCTGTGAAAAGtaaacaaggaaaacaaactgtTTATCAACAGGCTTGAATTCACTAGGCAAGGCTCTGTACACTGAAAAGAATATTGAAAACTACTTAAAAACTTGTGACTTAAGCTCCTCCTCCATTATATACATACTTGCCACAATCTTTTAGGTCTCTAGGACTGTTATCTCCCACAGTTGCCCTTTTTTCATATGCAGCTTGGTATTTCTTaacaaagagatttttctaaAGCTTAAGGAAACTCTGGCCTTTTGTAGCTTATGGGAATTTCACCCCTGGCTCTGAGAAGTCGTAGTTTTACCTGTAGTTTTTGCATTTCCTCCACAGAGTTTTCTGTTTCTCACCATTTCACCACTAAGGAGTGCACAACTTggagagcagcagaagggaaagagcaaaaggagaagaggagaaaaaaaaaaaagagagaaagcgaAATCCTGTGGATTTCCTTCCTGGCTTCAGTATTGCTGCTTGGTAacagcaataaatatttaataattcttttaagcCGTATTCATTGAATATGTATCCTATACTTGAAATACTGATTCTTACTAGCTCATGCATGGGGAAAGACCTTACTTTGTGCAATGTGTGGTAGTAATCAGTGAGATCAATGTGGAAGTCCAAGATAGTTCCTTATAAAGCTAAAATAATGACCTACCATTCAATacctattaaaaaatacatattttctgctGATTCTCTGAAAGCAGTCATCTGGCAAGTAACTATGAACCAGGAATATAGAACTGCTCATTTCCCACATAAGTATCTTAAATTATGAGGCCACAGATTCAATGCATTTGGCATCAACAATTCCCACTGCTCTCCGTATTCTTCATGGATAATATAAAAATTTGACCGTTATTGATGTGTGCAAGTACTTGCTGTGCTGTTTTGAAGATCTGGCATCAAGTTCCTACAGTTCCTCCGAGATCTGTAGCAGCACTGTGGAGAACAATGGTAGCTAATAATATCACACAGGTAAGGCACAACATAACTCCAAAGTGAGGCTTATTTCAGTACAAAAACTATAACACACCTTGTGCTTTTATGCTCCCATACTTGCTCACAGTGAGTGTGAGTGGCAAGTCGTGCCACAAATAATTCCATGAAGTCCACAAAAAACACATAGTATAAAGTTCCCCAAGGCAACAGCTGCTTATGGCAGAATCTGACCTGCACTAAATAATAGACTTGGAGATCCAAAAACATTATTTCCCCTTCAAAAcactaagaaaacagatgtgaaaaAATTTCACTGTTGACTCATTGAGGTATATAAAATTTAGACAATCTCTAAGGCAAGACGTTAATTTCTCTGGTCAATGAATACAAGGATTTGTATGCAAGAAGTGAAAATTAACTGTTATCTCACCTAAGAAAATTTGTAAGCTATGGAACAATAAATCGTGACATTTATGAACTGGAACacagtatcagactaatccttttaTAATATCATTCATTATTTGACTAGAAAGATACTAAGTGTTTTCACAacagatttacattttctttgtggTGGTGTTTTAACTTTTTGCTTACCTTCCATTTTCATACTGGgagaaaataatccaaaaaatCCTGTCATGGGGAAGATTTTTGGTGCATGTCactggaggtatttaaaactGACTGCCCCCTTTTCTTCACTTGGTCTCTCCACACTCACCACATTGCACTGTGACTATAGAAGGGCTCTGTTGTGCCACCAGACACCATGTTCAGCCTGAGTACAGATTTAATAGTCACTGAGGTTTTAGGAGATTGAACCTGGTTAAAAATAGACAAAGTAGTAGAGGGTGGGAGAGCAAGTCAATAATATCTTGTTCAGAAGGAGAAGATACACTTTGACCCAAGTGAAACGGGTGGTAGACCTGTCTGCCGTGGCATTCCTCAGAGCACTTACCTTCTGTAGGACATTTCCATTGGACAGCAGCATCTAAAACATTGTCCTCAGAACAGCTTACTTACATTTTTCATTCAAGCAGGTGTGGTTTGATGAACTTGACTCTACTTGTATGTTCATTTAATGACAAGTGACTCCAGAAATGCAAAACAACAGATCCCCTCCACTCCAGTGGCTGAGAGTTTGCCTTGAAATACCTTTTCCCAAGGACATAAATGCCCAATTTTCCCTTAAGCATTATAAAAATGCCAAGGTGTCTCCATGTTTCcacaaaacctcatttttccaAGTGACAGCTGAAGTAGTCGAATTCTGTATGCAGGATTCTTAGGTACCTATAGCAGGATTTTTGCTTTGATTAATTATTTCATTTGCCATGAGTAAGAACAGAGagggtgaggaaaaaaagtggcaAGTCCTCAACAGCGCAGTGAAGCAGAAGATAAGAAATGTCATTATAAtgaatgaaaactgaaagcaaaatgtaCATGACACAGAACACTGATCAGAGAAGAACAAGGGGGGCTGAAAGAGATCAGAGTGAGGCATATCAAATCACATATTAAAACAGATAAGAATATGAAAAAGACACCAGGGAAATAGGATACAATTGACTAGGAACAAAGATGCGTAAGTATTATGAAATATGAagagcaaatgcattttttaagatgtgaaaataattttctcactccaaattaaagctaaaaaaaaaaagcaaaatctcaataattttgaataacacatatcactttcttttaaactttttagAAGTCTAGAAGTAGCTAAAAGTTCTAAGTTTAAATCATGGCAGGCCACAAAATAGGTAGTTTTCAATTCAACAGTTTCTAACTTCTTCTCCCAAACCACAAAATTTATCAAACCAATCCTTTCCCCTTCCAGCACTTTTGATTAAGAAGAATTTCCACTCCAACATCTATCACAGAGCATGATTATACAGTTACTTAGATTAATTTCTCCttgtttaatttgaaaatactAATTGACAACATTTGGACTTTCCTATAAAATTCTTATCCCCCATTCACATTTACAATTTTGTAATCCTTACAGACTATTATGATATCCCTTCTTAAATATTGCTTAAATGGTGCAGATGTAGTCCTCTCAGTTCCTTGGAAGACACTCCCTTCAGGGCTCTGTTTCTAATTCTTTTCAAGGAACACCCTCCTTACCTTTCTGCTGCCGAACACCAGAACTTTTTAATATGAACACTGAGTTGTTCAAACCCATTGTACAAAGAAGCAGTACAAGGAAAGGAGGGGACTACGCAGATCAGAGGCACTGCATGTGTGATGCTCCCAGCACTGAAATTCTCAGCAACTGTAGGTAGTTGATCAGAGACATCCGTAAGCAAAGCCTCACCCAAACAAAATGTAGTTTCATATAGCCAAATTTAAAGGTTTGAATTTGATGCAAAGAATGCCAGGCCATGTTTCTAGAATGGCAGCTTGTCTCCTGGAAATCAGTGCAtttgaaaagcaagtatttttcataTACTTCCCTTTCGTGTTGTCCGTAATTTCTTCAGCACTTATGCAGTAGCATACTGGACGTTCATAGGAAACTTTGGATTTGCTCATGATGGACTTGAGCCCTGGAGGGTTAATTTGTACTCTTCATCTTCCATTACTCGTAAGTTTGAGGATTTGTTTTCAGCTACGCTGTTTTCAAGTCCTGCACAGAGTTTTAGTTGCAGGTTTGTTAGGGTCTAATGTCTCTCCCAAAATCAATAGATCTGATGCTCCTTAGTACCAGGTTTTTTAAGCCTCTAACCCCCATACAGCAGTTCCATTTCCAGCCTTAGACACCTATGTCAGTTTTTAGAAAAAGGCTAAGGCAACTTTTCAAAAGTACCTTGGGTCTAACAAGTCCTCAGTGTAAGCAGCAGCTTCTAATGACCATCAGCCAGACATGCTGATCTGTATGCATTAAATCTTTGCATTTTCCTGTCTATGCTTATATCAATATTatcagaatattttcattgttttcccaaTCTTTCCTCCATGTCTTGTTTAAAAACTCATTGTTATAAAACAACTTTAGCAATTCAGTCATTCTTTAATAGCCTGTCACTCATTCCAGCTCCTTTCTCATGTTGTTTACTCTTTGGTATTTTCTTATGACTGTATTAGGAAAGTTATTCTTAGCTGTTGAGAGTTTTTGTTTAGCTGAAGCTAAAAAGAATAACTTGAATTCTCATGCAATGAAAAGCTTTGCTGCTTGTGCAGTGGATGCACTCTCACTGACATTCAGTCTTGCCCTTTTCACTTGCTGGTTATACACTtttattctgcagaaaaatatgtctttttttctcccctcacttGAGAAAGCTTCTGTTGCGATTCTTCTCCACTTTCAGTGCAGCATCTTTCATAACACTTGGATCCAAGGGCTGTCTTCCTTACAAAGCCATAATTATCACTTCTCAGTCTATCTTAATTCCTCCATATGTGTTCTCTAAATGAAGTAATAAGTGCTTGAGGAGAAACTTGACCTCAGGAGTGTGTACTTAAGTGCTCTGCTGAACAAAGTCCTATAGGATGCGGCTGGAGAGGATGTACCATTATCTGTAGATCCACTATGTGCCATGAGGATTTGCCTAAGTATGAGCAATATACTCTAATCCTTTACAACAGTAGttaagtgtatatatattctGTCTCTAATGATAGATGAATGTTTCTCTAATGAATGTTTCAAAGTGCAAACAGATTTATTAAGATTTTACCTTATAAAGTCTTCCTTTCTAAAGTAACTTGTCTTACAAAACATCCCCAAATACCCACAAAGCCAAATCCCCAGAAACCTCTGATTAGTAGGGCATAGCAGATAAGAATTCCACCCTTTCTAGGAATCACAAGGGAAACAGTATCCCAATGTCATCTTTGCTGCCATGTAACACTAGGACAAAGTTTCCTAAAGCCTTGAAAAGCGTAACTTAAATTGCAGCTAGATATACAGGTCAGAGTCCCAGAGAGATCCAAGAGTAAAGTGTCCATCTGCAACAGAGGTGGGCAGAAGGCTCAGTTGGCGACCATCCATCATCCccccagacagttttttaccccgATAACCTTCTTGCAGGTTTTGGAAGGCTGCTGTTCGGAGCCCCCTGagctttctcctctccaggcttCTGCAGCAGCCATGCTGCAGAGGAGTGcactctgctttctgccagatgGGATCTCCTCAAGGCTGCTGACGACCCCACAGTTATCACACCCCAGAGTAAGGAGAATGTCTTTATCTGTAAGGGCCAAAACTGTGATTGATACAAGATGCAACCATTGGAAAAGATGCCTTTTCAACAGCACGCCCGTCACTGACATATATACATTAATACTCTAACTATGATTATTCAAATTCTTATTTTTGAAGTCAGCTTTAATGAATTAATATTGAAATTTATCCACCCATCTAgattttttctctgtaatttatgAATCAGAGCAGACACACATATgagctgcagagccacagcaaTATTTACTATACCTAGCTGAGCAATGACAGCTCTATGATttagaagagaagcagcagtaaGTCCCAGATTGATTAAATTTGTAATGTCAGTGCCAGTCAGCATCCTTTCCCATTCCAGTTCTTCACATGCGACATCGTAAAACAGAACACAAGGAATAAAAAGTATTCTCAGCATATAAGGGTTATGAATCTCATTGGGCTCCCAGTTAAGCCCTCATTTAGCTTTTTTCCTACGGCAGAAAGCCTCTTAGTCTGAACACCAGTTCTGTAGTGTGGTAG
It contains:
- the BEGAIN gene encoding brain-enriched guanylate kinase-associated protein, with translation MMLTEDRKHFEDSFTVKASAAEMEKIRVRNSWVPTCLWQPRILQGRLAKSSPTLWDSTLQEQKGELRKRLSYTTHKLEMLETEFDSTRQYLEIELRRAQEELEKVTEKLRRIQNNYLALQRINQDLEDKLYRMGQHYEEEKRALSHEIIALNNHLIEAKVTIDKLSEDNELYRKDCNLAAQLLQCSKNYDRAHKLSELPSDFQERVSIHLEKHGCSLSVPLCHTSYADTIPTCVIAKVLEKPDPNSLSSHLSSPSTRDLNFQDSAGKLGQRPQYKSDIYCSDTALYCPEERRRERRQSVDTQVKDVGFLRSQNSTDSTVEEDGFHSSFSHEAFPEYITSLPTSSSYSSFSVTSEEKENAQANTLTASQQAIYMSNRDELFERKSPAGYEHQGSPRFAKSKPVQHMELADDNENSPTFTRTLPPYANEPFHFSAITPQQALANQKMRNECRSTHLSEEDLPGRWRQLSVEDIGAYPYRNTGRLSPCSFSEQYYSSPIKKGDSRTSPIYASYKADSCSEGDDICQSRLVDSCFLRTDSGLNIDISTSCKQDKLPTYKTKESRDQKNERITVQLCSSKNIENSPVLKREYVDVSPNSSAESLNQSSMEASEIHQSSMEQGSHSGIHSKQQQFQRTGSTGLSRKDSLTKAQLYGTLLN